In Paracoccus jeotgali, the following are encoded in one genomic region:
- a CDS encoding phosphoenolpyruvate carboxykinase, with the protein MSQPRVNPNFRLEDQGIEGAGVVHYNLLEPALVEHAIARGEGKLGLGGAFLVSTGAHTGRSPKDKFVVRTPDVEDSIWWENNQPMAPEAFDRLYDDMIAHMKGKEYFVQDLYAGADPQQRLDVRVVSELAWHNLFIRHLLRRPEASELAGFQAEYTIINCPSFKADPARHGCRSETVIALNFDRKLILIGNTEYAGENKKGVFSLLNYILPARGVMPMHCSANHAPQDENDVAVFFGLSGTGKTTLSADPSRVLIGDDEHGWSDDGVFNFEGGCYAKTINLSAKAEPEIFSTTSRFATVIENMVYDPDTLELDFEDSSLTENMRCAYPLDYISNASETGRGGVPKNVIMLTCDAFGVLPPIARLTPAQAMYHFLSGFTSKTPGTEVGVTEPTPTFSTCFGAPFMPRRPEVYGELLQKRIAAAGATCWLVNTGWTGGAFGTGARMPIKATRALLHAALDGSLNEVEFRRDPNFGFEVPVSVEGVSDVLLNPRQTWADPAAYDAQARKLVQMFSDNFAQYVDKVDEQVRQAAIG; encoded by the coding sequence ATGTCGCAGCCCCGCGTGAACCCCAATTTCAGACTGGAAGATCAGGGAATCGAGGGTGCCGGGGTGGTCCATTATAACCTGCTCGAGCCGGCACTGGTCGAACATGCCATCGCACGCGGCGAAGGCAAGCTGGGTCTCGGCGGGGCGTTTCTGGTCTCGACCGGCGCGCATACCGGCCGCTCGCCCAAGGACAAGTTCGTCGTCCGCACCCCCGATGTCGAGGACAGCATCTGGTGGGAAAACAATCAGCCGATGGCGCCCGAGGCGTTCGACCGGCTGTATGACGACATGATCGCCCATATGAAGGGCAAGGAATATTTCGTTCAGGATCTGTATGCCGGGGCCGACCCGCAGCAGCGGCTTGATGTGCGCGTGGTCAGCGAATTGGCATGGCACAACCTGTTCATCCGCCACCTGCTGCGCCGCCCCGAGGCGTCCGAGCTGGCCGGTTTCCAGGCCGAATACACCATCATCAACTGCCCCAGCTTCAAGGCCGACCCGGCCCGCCACGGCTGCCGCAGCGAGACGGTGATCGCGCTGAACTTCGACCGCAAGCTGATCCTGATCGGCAACACCGAATATGCGGGCGAGAACAAGAAGGGCGTCTTCTCGCTGCTGAACTACATCCTGCCGGCGCGCGGCGTCATGCCGATGCATTGCAGCGCCAACCACGCGCCGCAGGATGAAAACGACGTGGCCGTGTTCTTCGGCCTGTCGGGCACCGGCAAGACCACGCTGTCGGCGGACCCCTCGCGGGTGCTGATCGGCGATGACGAGCATGGCTGGTCGGATGACGGCGTCTTCAACTTCGAAGGCGGCTGCTACGCCAAGACCATCAACCTGTCCGCCAAGGCCGAGCCCGAGATCTTCTCGACCACCAGCCGGTTCGCCACCGTGATCGAGAACATGGTCTATGACCCCGACACGCTGGAACTGGATTTCGAAGACAGCAGCCTGACCGAGAACATGCGCTGCGCCTATCCGCTCGACTATATCTCGAACGCGTCGGAAACGGGGCGTGGCGGCGTGCCGAAAAACGTCATCATGCTGACCTGCGACGCCTTCGGCGTGCTGCCCCCGATCGCGCGGCTGACGCCCGCGCAGGCGATGTATCACTTCCTGTCCGGCTTCACCTCGAAAACGCCGGGGACCGAGGTCGGCGTGACCGAGCCGACGCCGACCTTCTCGACCTGCTTCGGCGCGCCCTTCATGCCGCGCCGGCCCGAGGTCTACGGCGAGTTGCTGCAAAAGCGGATCGCCGCGGCGGGCGCGACCTGCTGGCTGGTCAACACCGGCTGGACCGGCGGCGCCTTCGGCACCGGGGCGCGGATGCCGATCAAGGCCACCCGCGCGCTGCTGCACGCCGCGCTCGACGGTTCGCTGAACGAGGTCGAGTTCCGCCGCGACCCGAATTTCGGATTCGAGGTGCCGGTCTCGGTCGAAGGCGTGTCCGACGTGCTGCTGAACCCGCGCCAGACCTGGGCCGACCCTGCCGCCTATGACGCGCAGGCCCGCAAGCTGGTGCAGATGTTCTCGGACAATTTCGCGCAATATGTGGACAAGGTGGACGAGCAGGTGCGGCAAGCCGCCATCGGCTGA
- a CDS encoding HPr kinase/phosphorylase: MAALQTIHGTAVSLDGQGVLILGSSGSGKSALALSLMGLGGVLVADDRVVLNPTPDGLITRAPEVLAGLIEARGVGLLRTDHVAAPIRLVVDLGQTETQRLPPIRHITIAATRLPLVLGPLTAHLPMAIRLLLRGGRVDPEGHAQAKG; this comes from the coding sequence ATGGCTGCATTGCAAACCATTCATGGCACCGCGGTGTCGCTGGACGGGCAGGGGGTATTGATTCTGGGCTCGTCGGGCAGCGGCAAGTCCGCGCTCGCGCTGTCGCTGATGGGCTTGGGCGGCGTGTTGGTCGCGGATGACCGGGTGGTATTGAACCCCACGCCCGACGGGCTGATCACGCGCGCGCCCGAAGTGCTGGCCGGGCTGATCGAGGCGCGGGGGGTGGGCCTGCTGCGGACCGATCACGTCGCCGCGCCGATCCGGCTGGTGGTGGATCTGGGCCAGACCGAGACGCAGCGACTGCCGCCGATCCGCCACATCACCATCGCCGCGACGCGGCTTCCCCTTGTTCTCGGGCCGTTGACCGCTCATCTTCCCATGGCGATCCGGCTGTTGCTGCGCGGCGGTCGTGTCGATCCCGAAGGTCACGCGCAGGCGAAAGGCTGA